A region of Papilio machaon chromosome 22, ilPapMach1.1, whole genome shotgun sequence DNA encodes the following proteins:
- the LOC106719361 gene encoding cilia- and flagella-associated protein 97, translating to MSRSEIKVGARTESSGYIDMDFSSGDSNKMKPKQFYREENNNEVDELSKDLTEMGCIVDAVKRPPNICVETCVYEDSDSGNDKSEVETKDNEDDVYSDEFEEDRSEIEEVVKKTKEQSKSEHNINKETPSTQPLVKLTKSLSNSSTNKPQSLSGQSTNYGSISIPATRRVNMSFTNERLREIERHNHILLNKILSARNSRKSSIPPREQPARKPVPPAAVQRKMQQKKIDHDNMILLKKIQRAKSSAYSLRR from the exons ATGTCACGTAGCGAAATCAAAGTAGGCGCTAGAACGGAAAGTAGTGGTTACATTGACATGGATTTTTCTTCTGGGGactcaaataaaatgaaacctaaacAGTTTTATCGGGAGGAGAATAATAACGAGGTCGATGAACTATCAAAAGATCTCACAGAAATGGGATGTATCGTTGATGCTGTGAAACGACCACCTAATATCTGTGTAGAGACTTGTGTATATGAGGACTCTGATTCGGGCAATGATAAATCAGAAGTTGAGACCAAAGATAATGAAGATGACGTTTATTCTGACGAATTCGAAGAAGACAGGAGTGAAATAGAAGAGGTGGtgaaaaagacaaaagaaCAAAGTAAATctgaacataatattaataaagagaCTCCTTCAACCCAACCGCTTgtcaaattaacaaaaagtttGTCAAATAGTTCTACCAATAAACCTCAGTCTTTATCCGGACAATCTACGAATTATgg CTCGATATCAATCCCTGCAACACGTCGCGTCAACATGTCCTTTACAAACGAGCGACTACGTGAGATTGAGAGGCACAACCACATCTTATTGAACAAGATCTTGAGCGCGCGAAACTCTCGCAAATCTTCAATACCGCCACGAGAACAGCCAGCGAGGAAACCTGTGCCGCCAGCTGCAGTGCAGCGCAAGATGCAGCAGAAGAAAATAGATCACGACAATATG ATCCTCCTTAAGAAAATCCAACGCGCCAAATCTTCGGCCTACAGCTTGCGACGTTGA